From the genome of Vicia villosa cultivar HV-30 ecotype Madison, WI linkage group LG2, Vvil1.0, whole genome shotgun sequence, one region includes:
- the LOC131653154 gene encoding disease resistance protein Roq1-like isoform X2, with amino-acid sequence MTNQRSSFSYDVFITFSGDDTRYGFAGNLWKSLSNRGIHTFIDDHEEDLSKGNGIESTLLNVINESRTAIIVFSNNYAFSSFCLELLVYILDSFLLNHRFIFPVFYDVDPAVVRYQSGTYGEAFSKHEKKLKDNKEKVKKWRRALYQVANLSGFHFKHGDGYEFEFIERIVEEVSSKFDLVPVHIANYTVGLESQLEEVCSLLELGSKQVLTVGIYGVGGIGKTVLARAVYNKIGDQFEALCFLANVSENSNLHGLVHLQNRLLSEMVGLNDIQSGSASKGVSVVKYRLRRKKVLLILDDVDTLEQLETLVGGLDWFGPGSRVIITTRDKHLLAFHGFERIYEVQELNDVDALELLSHRVFKQGVVDPNYTELLSRVVTYASGIPLALEVIGSNLFGKSVDQWKHTLDRFERNPPNEIRNILRISFDDLDQEEKNVFLDITCCFKGYELTDVEDILHARYGQDMKYHIEALIDKSLIRISLDGKVTPHPLIERTGKEIVHDESPSDPGRRSRLWFREDIVQVLKNNKGTSNIEIIHLDSLLIENEEAIEWDGEAFEEMPNLRILIIRKCHFSKAPKYLPNSLKVLEWWRYPSEELPSDFDSKKLTLDKIATVMLQISHGDFQTETAWRLVGLMSSVVGLSCYALSPSFDRLIGRWKPFKFFLYGLLSLAILTSILFAKHSSLSTRHFQLKSYTSFAVLMIISVYSFFYDKAVDGKPETLSIVSNAAFALVSLSLHKLIKFGVEIGMFSYFLGCFAVQLLTINWMLIFVAIFFGCPLFVMHSFMNSRPEVATGVPL; translated from the exons ATGACAAATCAACGATCTTCCTTCAGCTACGACGTTTTCATAACCTTCTCCGGCGACGATACTCGTTACGGTTTCGCCGGCAATCTCTGGAAATCTCTCAGTAACAGAGGAATCCACACATTCATCGATGACCATGAAGAGGAcctttccaaaggaaatgggatcGAATCAACACTTTTGAATGTGATCAATGAGTCAAGAACTGCCATTATTGTGTTTTCTAACAATTATGCTTTTTCATCCTTTTGCTTGGAACTTCTTGTCTATATCCTTGACAGTTTTCTCTTGAATCATCGGTTTATTTTCCCTGTTTTTTACGATGTCGATCCTGCTGTTGTAAGGTATCAAAGTGGAACTTATGGTGAAGCTTTTTCAAAGCATGAGAAGAAATTGAAAGATAACAAAGAGAAAGTTAAGAAATGGAGGAGAGCTTTATATCAAGTAGCTAACTTGTCTGGATTTCATTTCAAACATGG GGATGGATATGAATTTGAGTTTATTGAGAGGATTGTGGAAGAAGTCTCCAGTAAGTTTGATCTTGTTCCTGTACATATTGCTAATTACACGGTCGGATTGGAGTCTCAATTGGAAGAAGTGTGTTCACTTTTAGAGTTGGGATCAAAACAAGTCCTTACAGTGGGGATCTATGGGGTTGGCGGAATAGGTAAAACAGTACTTGCTCGAGCTGTTTATAATAAGATCGGAGACCAATTTGAAGCTTTATGTTTTCTTGCCAATGTtagtgagaattcaaatttgcatgGACTAGTGCACCTCCAGAATAGGCTTCTTTCAGAAATGGTTGGATTGAATGATATTCAGTCAGGAAGTGCTAGTAAAGGAGTTTCAGTAGTAAAGTATAGGCTCCGTCGAAAAAAAGTTCTTCTTATCCTTGATGATGTTGACACACTTGAGCAACTAGAGACCTTGGTTGGAGGACTTGATTGGTTTGGTCCTGGTAGCAGAGTTATCATTACAACACGGGACAAACATTTGCTAGCATTTCACGGGTTTGAAAGAATATATGAGGTACAAGAGTTGAATGATGTAGACGCTCTTGAGTTGCTTAGCCACAGGGTTTTTAAACAAGGCGTCGTTGATCCCAATTACACAGAACTTTTAAGCCGAGTAGTAACTTACGCTTCCGGGATTCCATTGGCTTTGGAAGTAATAGGTTCCAACTTGTTTGGAAAAAGTGTTGACCAATGGAAACATACATTAGATCGGTTTGAACGAAATCCTCCCAACGAAATCCGTAATATTCTTAGAATAAGCTTTGATGATTTGGATCAAGAGGAGAAGAACGTTTTTCTAGATATCACTTGTTGCTTCAAAGGATATGAATTGACAGATGTTGAAGATATTCTCCATGCTCGTTATGGTCAAGACATGAAATATCATATTGAAGCGTTGATTGACAAGTCTCTCATACGTATCAGTTTGGATGGTAAGGTGACACCACATCCCTTGATAGAGAGAACAGGTAAAGAAATTGTCCATGACGAATCACCAAGCGATCCTGGGAGACGTAGTAGATTATGGTTCCGAGAAGATATAGTTCAAGTCCTAAAAAATAATAAG GGAACTAGTAATATTGAAATCATACATCTAGATTCCCTCTTAATTGAAAATGAAGAAGCAATAGAATGGGATGGAGAGGCCTTTGAGGAGATGCCAAACCTCAGAATACTTATTATTAGAAAATGTCATTTCTCCAAAGCTCCCAAGTATCTTCCAAACAGTTTAAAGGTATTGGAATGGTGGAGATATCCTTCTGAGGAGTTACCATCTGATTTTGATTCAAAGAAACTT ACTTTAGACAAAATTGCTACAGTTATGTTGCAGATTTCACATGGGGATTTTCAAACCGAGACGGCATGGAGACTAGTTGGCCTTATGTCGAGTGTAGTTGGCCTGTCATGTTATGCTCTAAGCCCTTCTTTCGATCGATTAATTGGAAGGTGGAAACCTTTCAAGTTCTTTCTTTATGGGCTCTTGTCCTTGGCTATTTTGACAAGCATATTGTTTGCAAAGCATTCATCACTTTCCACAAGACATTTTCAACTCAAATCTTACACGAGCTTTGCGGTTTTGATGATCATCTCAGTATACTCATTCTTCTACGACAAAGCTGTGGATGGAAAACCTGAAACACTGAGTATAGTTTCAAACGCTGCGTTTGCTTTGGTGTCATTAAGCTTGCACAAACTGATTAAGTTTGGGGTTGAGATTGGTATGTTCTCTTATTTCTTAGGTTGCTTTGCAGTTCAACTGTTAACCATCAACTGGATGTTGATTTTTGTTGCAATATTCTTTGGCTGCCCGCTTTTTGTTATGCATTCCTTTATGAATTCCCGACCAGAGGTAGCTACTGGAGTTCCTCTATGA
- the LOC131653154 gene encoding disease resistance protein Roq1-like isoform X1 yields the protein MTNQRSSFSYDVFITFSGDDTRYGFAGNLWKSLSNRGIHTFIDDHEEDLSKGNGIESTLLNVINESRTAIIVFSNNYAFSSFCLELLVYILDSFLLNHRFIFPVFYDVDPAVVRYQSGTYGEAFSKHEKKLKDNKEKVKKWRRALYQVANLSGFHFKHGDGYEFEFIERIVEEVSSKFDLVPVHIANYTVGLESQLEEVCSLLELGSKQVLTVGIYGVGGIGKTVLARAVYNKIGDQFEALCFLANVSENSNLHGLVHLQNRLLSEMVGLNDIQSGSASKGVSVVKYRLRRKKVLLILDDVDTLEQLETLVGGLDWFGPGSRVIITTRDKHLLAFHGFERIYEVQELNDVDALELLSHRVFKQGVVDPNYTELLSRVVTYASGIPLALEVIGSNLFGKSVDQWKHTLDRFERNPPNEIRNILRISFDDLDQEEKNVFLDITCCFKGYELTDVEDILHARYGQDMKYHIEALIDKSLIRISLDGKVTPHPLIERTGKEIVHDESPSDPGRRSRLWFREDIVQVLKNNKGTSNIEIIHLDSLLIENEEAIEWDGEAFEEMPNLRILIIRKCHFSKAPKYLPNSLKVLEWWRYPSEELPSDFDSKKLVICKLPNMASCHPI from the exons ATGACAAATCAACGATCTTCCTTCAGCTACGACGTTTTCATAACCTTCTCCGGCGACGATACTCGTTACGGTTTCGCCGGCAATCTCTGGAAATCTCTCAGTAACAGAGGAATCCACACATTCATCGATGACCATGAAGAGGAcctttccaaaggaaatgggatcGAATCAACACTTTTGAATGTGATCAATGAGTCAAGAACTGCCATTATTGTGTTTTCTAACAATTATGCTTTTTCATCCTTTTGCTTGGAACTTCTTGTCTATATCCTTGACAGTTTTCTCTTGAATCATCGGTTTATTTTCCCTGTTTTTTACGATGTCGATCCTGCTGTTGTAAGGTATCAAAGTGGAACTTATGGTGAAGCTTTTTCAAAGCATGAGAAGAAATTGAAAGATAACAAAGAGAAAGTTAAGAAATGGAGGAGAGCTTTATATCAAGTAGCTAACTTGTCTGGATTTCATTTCAAACATGG GGATGGATATGAATTTGAGTTTATTGAGAGGATTGTGGAAGAAGTCTCCAGTAAGTTTGATCTTGTTCCTGTACATATTGCTAATTACACGGTCGGATTGGAGTCTCAATTGGAAGAAGTGTGTTCACTTTTAGAGTTGGGATCAAAACAAGTCCTTACAGTGGGGATCTATGGGGTTGGCGGAATAGGTAAAACAGTACTTGCTCGAGCTGTTTATAATAAGATCGGAGACCAATTTGAAGCTTTATGTTTTCTTGCCAATGTtagtgagaattcaaatttgcatgGACTAGTGCACCTCCAGAATAGGCTTCTTTCAGAAATGGTTGGATTGAATGATATTCAGTCAGGAAGTGCTAGTAAAGGAGTTTCAGTAGTAAAGTATAGGCTCCGTCGAAAAAAAGTTCTTCTTATCCTTGATGATGTTGACACACTTGAGCAACTAGAGACCTTGGTTGGAGGACTTGATTGGTTTGGTCCTGGTAGCAGAGTTATCATTACAACACGGGACAAACATTTGCTAGCATTTCACGGGTTTGAAAGAATATATGAGGTACAAGAGTTGAATGATGTAGACGCTCTTGAGTTGCTTAGCCACAGGGTTTTTAAACAAGGCGTCGTTGATCCCAATTACACAGAACTTTTAAGCCGAGTAGTAACTTACGCTTCCGGGATTCCATTGGCTTTGGAAGTAATAGGTTCCAACTTGTTTGGAAAAAGTGTTGACCAATGGAAACATACATTAGATCGGTTTGAACGAAATCCTCCCAACGAAATCCGTAATATTCTTAGAATAAGCTTTGATGATTTGGATCAAGAGGAGAAGAACGTTTTTCTAGATATCACTTGTTGCTTCAAAGGATATGAATTGACAGATGTTGAAGATATTCTCCATGCTCGTTATGGTCAAGACATGAAATATCATATTGAAGCGTTGATTGACAAGTCTCTCATACGTATCAGTTTGGATGGTAAGGTGACACCACATCCCTTGATAGAGAGAACAGGTAAAGAAATTGTCCATGACGAATCACCAAGCGATCCTGGGAGACGTAGTAGATTATGGTTCCGAGAAGATATAGTTCAAGTCCTAAAAAATAATAAG GGAACTAGTAATATTGAAATCATACATCTAGATTCCCTCTTAATTGAAAATGAAGAAGCAATAGAATGGGATGGAGAGGCCTTTGAGGAGATGCCAAACCTCAGAATACTTATTATTAGAAAATGTCATTTCTCCAAAGCTCCCAAGTATCTTCCAAACAGTTTAAAGGTATTGGAATGGTGGAGATATCCTTCTGAGGAGTTACCATCTGATTTTGATTCAAAGAAACTTGTTATATGCAAGCTACCAAACATGGCTTCATGTCATCCGATCTAA
- the LOC131653155 gene encoding uncharacterized protein LOC131653155, with protein sequence MDPNNHFNTQNSANFPFNQNPNNFQNPNNYQNPNYYQNPNQFSNQHPQNIPSFGFPPNFNQSSSVPNFQPYYGSMPRNPSQTPPFNGYVTMANANFPSGGVPEFPEFSTQLTIGGMIVSNEVAPNSEDSTPKSRKTQQPAWNTEQNLVLISGWIKFGTSSVVGRNQKGETYWGKTAEYCNEHCSFDPPRDGPACRNRFNYMNKVLGKWIGAYDGAKRMQGSGWSENDVLAKAQELYACGKNVRFTLMEEWHALRDQPHYVSQVGVNIGSGSSGSKRSREIASHDLWIWHGKVPSVNFFVNQRPYNMAYYLADGIYPSYPTFVKSIRLPQSEPDKLFAKFQEGYRKDIERAFGMLQARFKIIREPARLWDIADLGIIMRSCIILHNMIVEDERDSYSQRWTDFEQSGESGSTAPQPYSTEVLPAFANHVRARSEFRDPNVHQELQADLVKHIWTKFGMFRD encoded by the exons atggatcccaataatcattttaacactcaaaattctgctaattttccatttaaccaaaatcccaacaattttcaaaatccCAACAATTATCAAAATCCCAACTATTATCAAAATCCAAATCAATTTTCCAACCAACATCCTCAAAACATACCTAGTTTTGGTTTTCCACCAAATTTCAACCAGTCATCCTCTGTTCCAAACTTTCAACCATATTATGGATCTATGCCGAGAAATCCATCTCAAACACCCCCGTTTAATGGTTATGTGACAATGGCGAATGCAAATTTTCCAAGTGGTGGTGTACCTGAATTTCCCGAGTTTTCAACACAACTAACTATTGGTGGCATGATAGTTTCTAATGAAGTCGCTCCAAATTCAGAGGATTCAACTCCTAAGAGCAGGAAAACTCAGCAACCAGCATGGAACACTGAACAAAATTTGGTGCTAATTAGTGGGTGGATTAAATTTGGAACAAGCAGTGTTGTCGGAAGAAACCAGAAAGGTGAAACATATTGGGGTAAAACTGCTGAGTATTGTAATGAGCATTGCTCATTCGATCCTCCGCGTGATGGACCTGCATGCCGAAACCGTTTTAATTATATGAACAAAGTGTTGGGTAAATGGATTGGCGCTTATGATGGCGCTAAGCGTATGCAAGGAAGTGGTTGGTCGGAGAATGATGTTTTGGCAAAAGCGCAGGAATTATATGCATGTGGGAAGAATGTTAGATTCACTTTAATGGAAGAATGGCACGCTCTCCGTGATCAACCACATTATGTTAGTCAAGTAGGAGTAAATATTGGCTCAGGAAGTAGTGGATCTAAGAGATCTCGCGAGA TTGCATCTCATGACCTATGGATCTGGCAT GGAAAGGTTCCAAGTGtgaatttctttgtgaatcaacGTCCATATAATATGGCATACTATCTAGCTGATGGTATCTACCCTTCTTATCCAACTTTCGTCAAATCGATTAGACTTCCTCAAAGTGAACCCGATAAATTATTTGCAAAATTTCAGGAGGG ttacaggAAGGACATCGAACGTGCATTTGGAATGCTCCAAGCTCGATTTAAAATCATCCGTGAACCAGCTCGCTTGTGGGACATAGCTGATTTGGGTATCATCATGAGGTCATGCATCATATTACATAATATGATTGTTGAGGATGAACGAGATTCATATTCTCAACGTTGGACCGATTTTGAGCAATCTGGGGAAAGTGGATCTACTGCACCACAACCATACTCGACCGAGGTGTTACCCGCTTTTGCAAATCATGTGCGTGCTAGATCAGAGTTCCGTGATCCAAATGTTCATCAAGAATTGCAAGCCGATCTAGTGAAGCACATATGGACAAAGTTTGGAATGTTCCGTGATTGA